A single genomic interval of Lactococcus sp. S-13 harbors:
- a CDS encoding ATP cone domain-containing protein yields MQAKLVNKVVIKRNGRVVDWDSFRIQTAVFKAAINGKYKEKPLHANMIANNVTKVVEKVIAELPFEKIEIETIQNQVIKQLNDFDKDVAHDFLAYKTKQNIEQRH; encoded by the coding sequence ATGCAAGCAAAATTAGTTAACAAAGTTGTTATCAAACGCAATGGGCGTGTGGTTGATTGGGATAGCTTTCGTATCCAAACCGCCGTTTTCAAAGCTGCAATCAATGGGAAATATAAAGAAAAACCCTTGCACGCGAACATGATTGCCAACAATGTCACCAAAGTTGTAGAGAAAGTCATTGCTGAACTACCCTTTGAAAAAATCGAAATCGAAACGATTCAAAATCAAGTGATTAAGCAACTCAATGACTTTGATAAAGATGTAGCGCATGATTTCCTCGCTTATAAAACCAAGCAAAATATAGAACAAAGACATTAA
- a CDS encoding Nramp family divalent metal transporter: MKHFLQDKRHPTLDFLRYVGPGLIVAVGFIDPGNWAANLAAGSQFGYKLLWVITLSTIMLAFLQHNVAHLGIVTGKCLSENATKHLRPAISRTVLGSAVLASISTAVAEILGGALALQMLFNLPIVVGAILTALVVIWFLFSNSYSKIEKVIIGFVCLIGVSLLLEIFIIPHISWGAAAKGAFVPSISGKSLPIIMSALGAVVMPHNLFLHSEVIQSRQWNLKDEAIMERQLRFEFFDTIFSMFLGWVINSAIIIIAAALFFPRVVTEISQAQEMLVPLLGPAAAILFAIAFLFAGIASSVTAGMAGGSIFAGLFAEPYDAQDPHSRLGVLITIIGATAAICGLSFVTSSFNILIYSQVFLSIQLPITIFLQIYLTSSQQVMGKYKNVWFTKWLLLATGAFVTLLNIMLIVETFK; the protein is encoded by the coding sequence ATGAAACATTTTTTACAAGATAAACGTCATCCGACCTTAGATTTTTTACGCTATGTTGGTCCTGGACTCATTGTTGCCGTTGGGTTTATTGACCCTGGAAATTGGGCGGCTAACTTGGCTGCTGGTTCGCAATTTGGCTACAAGTTGCTCTGGGTCATTACTCTATCAACGATTATGTTAGCTTTTTTACAACATAATGTTGCGCATCTTGGAATTGTCACCGGAAAGTGCCTTTCTGAAAATGCCACAAAACATTTACGGCCGGCGATTAGTCGCACAGTTTTGGGCAGTGCGGTATTAGCCTCAATTTCTACCGCAGTTGCTGAAATCCTTGGTGGAGCGTTGGCCTTACAGATGCTTTTTAACCTTCCGATTGTTGTTGGTGCAATTTTAACGGCCCTTGTCGTTATTTGGTTTTTGTTTAGCAATTCTTACTCCAAGATTGAAAAGGTAATTATTGGTTTTGTTTGTTTGATTGGCGTATCCCTTCTTTTAGAGATCTTTATTATCCCTCACATCAGTTGGGGAGCAGCTGCAAAAGGCGCATTTGTCCCTTCTATTAGTGGAAAATCACTTCCCATCATCATGTCTGCCCTTGGTGCGGTCGTAATGCCTCATAATTTATTTTTGCACTCAGAAGTCATTCAAAGTCGCCAGTGGAACCTCAAAGATGAAGCAATCATGGAACGCCAACTGCGCTTTGAATTTTTCGATACGATATTTTCGATGTTTTTGGGTTGGGTTATCAATTCGGCCATTATCATCATTGCCGCGGCCCTCTTTTTCCCACGTGTTGTGACTGAAATCAGTCAAGCTCAAGAAATGCTTGTTCCTCTTTTGGGGCCAGCTGCGGCCATTCTTTTTGCAATTGCTTTTCTCTTTGCTGGCATTGCTTCATCCGTGACAGCAGGTATGGCGGGAGGATCAATCTTTGCTGGCCTTTTCGCCGAACCTTATGATGCTCAGGATCCTCACAGCAGACTCGGTGTGTTGATTACTATTATTGGTGCAACGGCGGCGATTTGTGGCTTAAGTTTTGTCACCAGCTCTTTTAATATTTTGATTTATTCTCAAGTTTTCTTGAGCATTCAGCTGCCAATTACGATTTTCTTACAAATTTATTTGACCAGTTCTCAACAAGTTATGGGCAAATACAAAAATGTTTGGTTTACCAAATGGCTCTTGTTAGCAACTGGAGCCTTTGTGACCCTACTTAATATCATGTTAATCGTCGAAACTTTTAAATAA
- a CDS encoding nitroreductase family protein — MTFINSLENRRTIYALGKNVADEAKAIETIKSAVRQSPSAFNSQTGRVLIVTGAAQEKLWDDIVAPELQATMKAQGVPDSAWEGTRAKLDGFKAAFGTALFFEDQAVVKNLQEQFPLYADNFPVWSEQGSGIITVNAWTALAEIGLGANLQHYNPVIDEAVAKTWNLPESWKLRGQLVFGSIEAPAGEKTFLADEERFIVAN; from the coding sequence ATGACATTTATTAACTCACTTGAAAACCGTCGCACCATCTACGCTTTGGGCAAAAACGTTGCTGATGAAGCAAAAGCTATTGAAACAATTAAATCAGCAGTTCGCCAATCTCCATCAGCATTTAATTCACAAACAGGCCGTGTCCTTATCGTGACTGGTGCTGCTCAAGAAAAACTTTGGGATGACATTGTTGCACCAGAACTTCAAGCAACGATGAAAGCTCAAGGCGTTCCAGACTCAGCTTGGGAAGGAACACGTGCTAAACTAGACGGGTTCAAAGCAGCTTTTGGAACAGCACTTTTCTTTGAAGATCAAGCCGTTGTTAAAAATCTCCAAGAACAATTTCCACTTTATGCAGATAATTTCCCAGTTTGGTCAGAACAAGGATCAGGAATTATCACAGTAAACGCGTGGACAGCACTTGCTGAAATTGGTTTAGGCGCAAACCTCCAACACTACAATCCAGTGATTGACGAAGCGGTAGCTAAGACATGGAACTTGCCAGAAAGTTGGAAACTTCGCGGACAACTTGTCTTTGGTTCAATCGAAGCCCCAGCAGGAGAAAAAACATTCTTGGCAGACGAAGAACGCTTTATCGTTGCCAACTAA